ACCGGCGCCCGCCAGGCACTACCCGAGTCGGCGACCTTCTTATCCACGGTCTCGATGGCCGCCCCGAGGTCCGACACCGCCGACTCTCGACGCTCCACGACGCGCAGCCACCGCTCCCAGTGCTCGCGGGCGGCCCGGACCTCCTGGCGGAGATCGCTGGCGCGCCGGTCTGCCTGCCGAGCACGGGTCGCGGCTTCGACCTGCTGGCTCTTCAGATGGACGACCGCGGTCTCGGCCTCGGCCAGCTCGGCCGCCCGGTGGTGTTGGACCTGCTCGAAGGCGCCGCCGAGGGGCTGGCCGCACGTCGGGCAGTGTGCCTCTCCCGACAGCTGCGACGAGCGGGCCACAGCCTGCTGGGCCCGTTCGCGCTCGGCCGTCGCCCCGGCAAGCTGTCCGTCCAGACCGGCGGCGTCGGATCGAGATCGGTCGGCCTGCAGACGGGCGTCCTCGGCGGCTTGTTCGTCCGGGGCGTCGGGACGGATCGGGAGTCGGATGGTCGCCAGCGCTTGGTGGGTCCGCACGACCGACTCGACCAGGTCGAGTACCTCTTCGGACTCGCTCAGCCCCTCCGCAACGTGCTGCAGCTCAGTCAGCCGCCCAGCGGCTCCCTCGAGCTCGACCAGCTCGGCCGCCAGCTCCTCGGCCCGGCGCCGGGCAGCGTCGTGCTCGCCCCGCACCGCCCGGCCTCGCTCGACGAGGAGATCATGCTGCTGACGAACGACTTCACGCCGCTCACAGTCGACCCGTGCCCCGTCGAGGTCCGTTGCCGCTTCCTCGGCGGCCGCCTCGGCAGCCCGGCCGTCCCGAACGGCCGCCTCGGCCGCCGACTCCGCCTCGGCGAGCCCGACGCGGAGCGGATCGAGGTCAGGCACCATCTGGCGCAGGCGCTGGAGCTGGTCGTCGGCCACCCGGGCATCCCGACGGGCCCGGTCTCGAGCCAGCTCGAGGGGCGTGATGCCCAGGAGCTGGAGCACGAGACGTCGCCGTTCCGCCGGGCTCTGCTCGCTGAAGGCCGCCAACTGCTTCTGCTCGGCGAACACTGAGGCACGAAATGCGGCGTCGTCCATCCCCAGCACGGAATGGACGTAGCGGGTCGTGTCCCGAGCACCCTCGGCCACCTGGAGACGATCGCAGTAGGCCTCGGCCTTGATGGTGTGGTTGGCGCCCGAGATCGTGCGTCGCACCAAATAGAGGTGGTCTTCGTGCTCGAGCTCCACCTCGACGACGCAGTCGGCCCCGACACCCGTGGTCCGGATCTCGTCCTTGGTCGTGCGGCTCCGTCCGTAGAGGGCGAAGGGGATGCTCTCGACGAGCAGGCTCTTCCCGGCCCCGTTCGGCCCATAGACGCCGACCAACCCGGCGGGCAGCTCGAGGTCGACGGGGTCCTCGAACGTCCGGTAGTTGCGCAGGTACAGGCGGGTGATCTTCA
The nucleotide sequence above comes from Acidimicrobiales bacterium. Encoded proteins:
- a CDS encoding SMC family ATPase, which codes for MKITRLYLRNYRTFEDPVDLELPAGLVGVYGPNGAGKSLLVESIPFALYGRSRTTKDEIRTTGVGADCVVEVELEHEDHLYLVRRTISGANHTIKAEAYCDRLQVAEGARDTTRYVHSVLGMDDAAFRASVFAEQKQLAAFSEQSPAERRRLVLQLLGITPLELARDRARRDARVADDQLQRLRQMVPDLDPLRVGLAEAESAAEAAVRDGRAAEAAAEEAATDLDGARVDCERREVVRQQHDLLVERGRAVRGEHDAARRRAEELAAELVELEGAAGRLTELQHVAEGLSESEEVLDLVESVVRTHQALATIRLPIRPDAPDEQAAEDARLQADRSRSDAAGLDGQLAGATAERERAQQAVARSSQLSGEAHCPTCGQPLGGAFEQVQHHRAAELAEAETAVVHLKSQQVEAATRARQADRRASDLRQEVRAAREHWERWLRVVERRESAVSDLGAAIETVDKKVADSGSAWRAPVTAVLAAVPAPLDVTSSEPLVDATLLSSLVGDLKGAVGTGRAAVAECARLNGRLERRQVATAELAGAQAQLEETDERLVGLRRQVAELGHSADELAAAYRAREEASTRASAVTGDARGAGLAAERALAHAESEGKRVAEAEEQHAMIDDLGEDVRHVGRLAELLSSFRNSVVATAGPRLSAQAAELFAELTDHEYDLLNVDPETYEIQICDQGVVYGMDRFSGSETDLANLSLRVAISEQVRFQSGGAVGLLVLDEVFGPLDEDRKERMLLALERLRGRFRQVVVVTHASDIKEQ